In one Brevibacterium sp. CBA3109 genomic region, the following are encoded:
- a CDS encoding MFS transporter, whose translation MSTTRDDSSQSARRPRRFGVLRSWATAPYLVGSGMAMMGDNIEHVITYWVLWQKFESPALVGFQLISHWLPFLLLSVYAGSLAERFDCRRLIQIGQGLFMFVSLCWGVLFLTDSLQLWQACVLLIIHGLAGCLWGPAEQMMLYDFAGRSELPSAVRINATFRSLGILFGPVVGSALLLSFGPTWGIFINVVFYLPLTIFLMRTPFTGHTRSGSPRTTRTTLLASLRVLADVRHNRSIISMLLLAALASITIGAVLQTAMPVFGGIFTGPGGDSDFTYGLLLFALGAGGVLGGFFLEATGWVRPTPAAAAVAATGLGASSIVFALASHLWLALTVLVLAGVCKITAEATQMAIIQLEAPPEIRGRVIGSYSMFGPGMQTFSGVTVGVLGTIATIPQAVTIGGSVLAIGALGIGAYVLAGRGRRVG comes from the coding sequence GTGAGCACGACACGCGATGATTCGTCCCAGAGCGCCCGGCGCCCCCGCCGCTTCGGCGTGCTGCGGAGCTGGGCGACGGCACCGTACCTGGTCGGGTCCGGGATGGCGATGATGGGCGACAACATCGAACACGTCATCACCTACTGGGTGCTGTGGCAGAAATTCGAATCACCGGCCCTTGTCGGGTTCCAACTCATCAGCCACTGGCTGCCGTTCCTGCTGCTGTCCGTCTACGCCGGATCCCTGGCGGAACGCTTCGACTGCAGGCGCCTGATCCAGATCGGGCAGGGCCTGTTCATGTTCGTGTCCCTGTGCTGGGGTGTCCTGTTCCTCACCGATTCGCTCCAGCTGTGGCAGGCGTGCGTGCTGCTGATCATCCACGGACTGGCCGGATGCCTATGGGGCCCCGCCGAGCAGATGATGCTCTACGACTTCGCCGGACGCAGCGAACTGCCCAGTGCGGTGCGCATCAATGCTACTTTCCGCAGCCTCGGCATCTTGTTCGGTCCCGTCGTCGGGTCTGCGCTCCTGCTGTCATTCGGCCCGACCTGGGGCATCTTCATCAACGTCGTCTTCTACCTGCCGCTGACGATTTTCCTCATGCGCACACCCTTCACCGGCCACACGAGGAGCGGGAGTCCGCGAACCACGCGAACCACCCTTTTGGCCTCGCTGCGGGTCCTCGCCGACGTCCGCCACAATCGTTCGATCATCAGCATGCTGCTGCTCGCAGCGCTCGCCTCGATCACGATCGGGGCCGTCCTGCAGACCGCGATGCCGGTCTTCGGAGGCATCTTCACCGGCCCTGGCGGGGACAGCGACTTCACCTACGGGCTGCTGCTCTTCGCCCTCGGAGCCGGAGGCGTGCTCGGCGGGTTCTTCCTCGAGGCCACAGGCTGGGTGCGACCGACACCCGCGGCGGCAGCGGTGGCCGCCACCGGCCTGGGCGCGAGCTCGATCGTCTTCGCTCTAGCCTCACATCTGTGGCTGGCGCTGACTGTCCTCGTCCTCGCTGGAGTCTGCAAGATCACCGCTGAGGCGACGCAGATGGCGATCATCCAGCTCGAGGCGCCACCTGAGATCCGTGGACGCGTCATCGGGTCCTACTCGATGTTCGGCCCCGGCATGCAGACCTTCTCCGGAGTGACCGTCGGGGTCCTCGGCACGATCGCCACGATCCCACAGGCCGTGACGATCGGCGGTTCCGTCCTGGCCATCGGCGCGCTCGGGATTGGTGCGTATGTCCTGGCCGGACGCGGGCGACGCGTCGGTTGA
- a CDS encoding trimeric intracellular cation channel family protein, whose translation MDVQEAVFLALDLTGTFVFAVSGVLLAARRGFDITGGLVLGLMTGIGGGMIRDVLLDRVPNALGQPIYLAPPLIATLLIYLIGKHISRARIWIVTFDAIGLAIFSVTGTTIALGAGANYPAALLMGALTACGGGLMRDAVASEDPAIFRGTDLYLIPALFGAGVTLIADATNFLGGVVSLIIAALAFVFRMLAWKLQWRVPQPMRQWSYRETPKRMKRLPSVFRKPD comes from the coding sequence GTGGACGTTCAGGAAGCAGTCTTCCTCGCACTCGACCTCACCGGCACCTTCGTCTTCGCGGTCTCCGGCGTCCTCTTGGCCGCCCGCCGGGGCTTCGACATCACCGGTGGTCTGGTGCTTGGACTGATGACGGGCATCGGCGGAGGCATGATCCGCGACGTCCTCCTCGATCGAGTTCCGAACGCGCTCGGTCAGCCGATCTATCTGGCGCCGCCGCTCATCGCCACACTGCTGATCTACCTCATCGGCAAGCACATTTCGCGTGCTCGGATCTGGATTGTCACCTTCGATGCGATCGGGCTCGCCATCTTCAGCGTCACCGGCACAACGATCGCCCTCGGTGCGGGTGCGAACTATCCTGCAGCGCTGCTCATGGGTGCACTCACGGCCTGCGGCGGGGGCCTCATGCGTGATGCCGTGGCCAGTGAGGATCCGGCGATCTTCCGCGGTACAGACCTCTACCTCATTCCCGCACTCTTCGGAGCGGGAGTCACGCTCATCGCCGATGCGACGAACTTCCTGGGCGGAGTGGTCTCGCTGATCATCGCCGCACTGGCATTCGTCTTTCGCATGCTGGCCTGGAAGCTGCAGTGGCGGGTACCGCAGCCGATGCGGCAGTGGTCGTACCGGGAGACGCCGAAGAGGATGAAGAGGCTGCCGTCCGTGTTCAGGAAGCCCGACTGA
- a CDS encoding OsmC family protein, whose protein sequence is MSEDTRSIELTRIAENHYRATAPSGASIEFGRGEGLMTPVELLLAAVAGCSSIDVDTVTSRHTEPTRFDVSATADKIDEDGASRVDNVHLDFDLAFPDDEDGRKADARIEKLVGLSHDKYCTVSRTVEQETKVDFSIRRD, encoded by the coding sequence ATGAGCGAAGACACCCGCAGCATCGAACTGACCAGAATCGCAGAGAACCACTACCGGGCCACCGCGCCGAGCGGGGCGAGCATCGAATTCGGCCGCGGCGAGGGCCTGATGACTCCTGTCGAGCTGCTGCTCGCAGCCGTCGCCGGGTGCTCGTCCATCGACGTCGACACTGTAACCAGCAGGCACACCGAGCCGACGCGCTTCGATGTCTCGGCCACGGCCGACAAGATCGACGAGGACGGTGCTTCCCGAGTGGACAACGTCCACCTCGACTTCGACCTCGCCTTCCCCGATGACGAGGATGGCCGCAAGGCCGATGCCCGCATCGAGAAGCTCGTCGGCCTCTCTCATGACAAGTACTGCACTGTGTCCCGGACTGTCGAGCAGGAGACGAAGGTCGACTTCAGCATCCGCCGCGACTGA
- a CDS encoding OsmC family protein, whose protein sequence is MTENPGYAEPQAPSGDSDEPRSASAPIYTAKVENLGGTSGEVRVEDGKTLATAPTSHADRGNNPEQFLAMAWSTCLGETLKVVLSVNEVETLSRVRVEVDLHGDAAGGFYFEPRAYISIEGVSADDAEKYAGRAHARCPISKLLKGQGSPIVEIEDYKNPDNFQLS, encoded by the coding sequence ATGACTGAGAACCCAGGATACGCCGAGCCGCAGGCGCCAAGCGGAGACTCGGACGAACCAAGAAGTGCAAGTGCCCCCATCTATACGGCCAAGGTCGAGAACCTCGGCGGGACCTCGGGCGAAGTGCGAGTCGAAGACGGAAAGACGCTCGCGACGGCACCCACCTCACACGCTGATCGGGGGAACAACCCGGAGCAGTTCCTCGCCATGGCGTGGAGCACCTGCCTCGGCGAGACCCTCAAAGTGGTGCTGTCCGTCAATGAGGTCGAAACCCTGTCCCGCGTCCGCGTCGAGGTCGACCTGCACGGGGATGCCGCCGGGGGATTCTATTTCGAGCCCCGGGCCTACATCTCCATCGAAGGCGTCTCCGCCGACGATGCGGAGAAATACGCGGGCCGAGCTCACGCCAGATGCCCCATCTCGAAGCTGCTCAAGGGGCAGGGCAGCCCGATTGTCGAGATCGAGGATTACAAGAACCCCGACAACTTCCAGCTCAGCTGA
- a CDS encoding PPK2 family polyphosphate kinase, with the protein MSEKTTQSWTDDPQPLLRAGEGFRLDDVDPKSTPGYDGNKKSGRQDLKTSVPELADLQERLFAAHHDEESGPAVLLVLQAMDTAGKGGIVRHVVGSVDPQGVELASFKAPTKKELAHDFLWRIRPRVPGPGMIGVFDRSHYEDVLIAKVRGLADGKEIGRRYKAINAFEAELAEAGVRIIKVMLHISPDEQKDRLMERLDRPDKYWKYNPSDVDERLLWPDYMKAYQAVFEATSTEIAPWYVVPGNRKWYARLAIQRLLLNALRTIDPQWPGADFDIEIERERLAES; encoded by the coding sequence ATGAGCGAAAAGACAACGCAGAGTTGGACCGACGATCCTCAACCGCTGCTGCGGGCAGGGGAAGGATTTCGACTCGACGATGTTGATCCGAAGTCGACCCCTGGCTACGATGGCAACAAGAAATCCGGACGTCAGGACCTGAAAACCAGCGTTCCCGAGCTCGCTGACCTCCAGGAGCGACTGTTCGCGGCCCACCATGATGAGGAGTCGGGGCCAGCGGTCCTCCTCGTCCTCCAAGCGATGGACACAGCGGGCAAGGGCGGAATCGTGCGCCACGTCGTCGGCTCCGTCGATCCGCAGGGTGTTGAGCTCGCATCGTTCAAAGCGCCGACGAAGAAGGAGCTCGCCCACGATTTCCTGTGGCGTATCCGGCCACGCGTGCCTGGTCCCGGCATGATCGGCGTCTTCGATCGCTCCCACTACGAAGATGTGCTCATCGCCAAAGTCCGCGGGCTTGCCGACGGCAAAGAGATCGGACGTCGTTACAAAGCCATCAACGCCTTCGAGGCAGAACTCGCCGAGGCGGGTGTGCGCATCATCAAGGTTATGCTCCACATCTCCCCCGATGAGCAGAAGGACAGGCTCATGGAGCGCTTGGACCGCCCCGACAAGTACTGGAAGTACAACCCGAGTGATGTCGACGAACGCCTCCTGTGGCCCGACTACATGAAGGCGTATCAGGCGGTGTTCGAGGCCACCTCGACCGAGATCGCACCCTGGTACGTCGTGCCCGGGAACAGGAAATGGTATGCGCGTCTGGCGATCCAGCGACTTCTGCTGAATGCGCTGCGGACCATCGACCCGCAGTGGCCGGGCGCAGACTTCGACATCGAAATCGAACGGGAACGACTGGCCGAAAGCTGA
- a CDS encoding fasciclin domain-containing protein: MKTLLRNRTTTILAAGAIGLMALSGCSDMGSDSKSGDTETQSSDTAESGDAPEESGDAAMAGGDLVGPDCAAYAEANPDGGGSVEGMAQDPVATAASNNPMLKTLTKAVSGELNPDVDLVDTLNGGEFTVIAPTDDAFADVPKDDLDALAKDSDMLTKVLTYHVIPGQLSPDEIAGEHETVEGSKVTISGEGDDLKFDDAGLVCGGVATSNATVYMVDSVMMPSK; this comes from the coding sequence ATGAAAACGCTGCTTCGCAATCGCACCACCACCATCCTCGCCGCCGGCGCTATCGGCCTCATGGCTCTGAGCGGCTGCTCAGACATGGGCTCCGACTCCAAATCCGGTGATACCGAGACCCAGTCCAGCGATACCGCCGAAAGCGGCGACGCGCCCGAGGAGTCAGGCGACGCTGCCATGGCCGGCGGAGATCTCGTCGGGCCCGATTGCGCGGCCTACGCCGAAGCCAATCCTGACGGCGGCGGATCTGTCGAAGGAATGGCCCAGGACCCGGTCGCCACAGCAGCGTCGAACAACCCGATGCTCAAGACCCTGACCAAGGCTGTTTCGGGCGAGCTCAATCCTGATGTCGACCTCGTCGACACCCTCAACGGTGGCGAGTTCACCGTCATCGCACCCACCGATGATGCCTTTGCCGACGTGCCCAAGGACGACCTGGACGCACTGGCCAAGGACTCGGACATGCTGACCAAGGTTCTGACGTACCACGTCATCCCAGGACAGCTGTCCCCCGACGAGATCGCCGGTGAGCACGAGACCGTCGAAGGCTCGAAGGTGACGATCTCCGGCGAGGGCGACGACCTCAAGTTCGACGATGCCGGTCTGGTCTGCGGCGGAGTCGCAACCTCGAATGCCACCGTGT
- a CDS encoding molybdopterin-dependent oxidoreductase codes for MRRPFRAALAGIVATLVLFGAADLIARAFGPQSAPLLALGQTIIPLTPTEIVKPVIDLFGTNDKLFLILTTGFAALVLGGLIGWLASHRPRLATVLLFAAGLAPILAILIRPESSVLDIIPTLIGLVLGMTVFRVLISSATSRTVTGTTPAAARKFPAATRPARSSTPGPSPSDTTETPAAEPSRRRFFAITGIIGAAGAAAVAAGQTVASLTLDAGAAVAKLVLPTPAKKAPPIPAAAHPDVEGLAPFVTDPKDFYRIDTALAPPVIDPQEWSLRIHGMVESEVTLTMDDLLDLPLDEHHITLTCVSNPVGGDLVGNATWLGYPVRELLRQAKPHKDADMVLSHSIDGFSASTPIEALTDDRDSLLAVGMNGSPLPPEHGFPARLVVPGLYGFVSATKWVTELEVTRFDEKTAYWTDRGWDARAPILVASRVEVPKPLAKVPAGDVAVAGTAWAQQSGIKRVDVKLDDGEWTSAELGDEVNIDTWRQWKTGFSDVDAGLHTVTVRAIDQDGNVQTPERRKSIPNSATGHHHIQFSVE; via the coding sequence ATGAGAAGACCATTTCGCGCCGCCCTTGCTGGGATCGTTGCCACCCTTGTCCTGTTCGGTGCCGCTGACCTGATCGCCCGCGCGTTCGGTCCGCAGTCGGCGCCTCTGCTGGCGCTGGGTCAGACGATCATTCCGCTCACCCCCACCGAAATCGTCAAACCTGTCATCGACCTCTTCGGCACCAATGACAAGCTCTTCCTCATCCTCACCACAGGTTTCGCAGCGTTGGTCCTCGGCGGGCTCATCGGCTGGCTGGCCTCCCACCGGCCCCGCCTGGCGACCGTGCTCCTGTTCGCGGCCGGACTGGCTCCCATCCTCGCCATTCTCATCCGCCCCGAGTCCAGTGTCCTCGACATCATCCCGACGCTCATCGGACTCGTCCTGGGCATGACCGTCTTCCGTGTCCTCATCAGCTCCGCAACGAGCCGGACTGTGACCGGAACAACGCCCGCAGCTGCCAGGAAGTTCCCTGCAGCGACCCGCCCCGCTCGCTCGTCCACACCCGGACCCTCCCCATCCGACACGACCGAGACGCCGGCCGCAGAGCCATCTCGGCGCCGCTTCTTCGCCATCACCGGCATCATCGGGGCGGCGGGGGCCGCTGCCGTGGCGGCAGGACAGACCGTTGCCTCATTGACTCTGGATGCCGGTGCGGCAGTGGCCAAACTGGTTCTGCCGACACCTGCCAAGAAGGCTCCACCGATTCCCGCCGCAGCACATCCTGATGTCGAGGGCTTGGCCCCCTTCGTCACGGATCCCAAGGACTTCTACCGCATCGACACGGCGCTGGCTCCCCCTGTCATCGACCCTCAGGAATGGTCCTTGCGGATCCACGGCATGGTCGAGTCGGAGGTGACTCTGACGATGGACGATCTGCTCGACCTTCCTCTCGACGAGCATCACATCACACTCACCTGCGTCTCCAACCCGGTCGGGGGCGACCTCGTCGGCAATGCCACTTGGTTGGGCTACCCGGTGCGTGAGCTGCTGCGCCAAGCAAAACCCCACAAGGACGCAGACATGGTCCTCTCCCATTCCATCGACGGCTTCTCGGCCTCGACCCCGATCGAAGCCCTGACCGATGACCGCGATTCCCTGCTGGCCGTGGGAATGAACGGCAGCCCGCTTCCTCCCGAGCACGGCTTTCCAGCCCGCCTCGTCGTTCCCGGACTGTACGGATTCGTCTCAGCCACGAAATGGGTCACCGAACTCGAGGTCACCCGCTTCGATGAGAAGACCGCCTATTGGACCGATCGAGGGTGGGATGCCAGGGCACCCATTCTCGTCGCGTCCAGAGTCGAAGTGCCGAAGCCGCTGGCCAAGGTGCCGGCAGGCGATGTGGCCGTCGCTGGCACGGCATGGGCGCAGCAGAGCGGTATCAAGCGAGTCGATGTGAAACTCGACGACGGGGAGTGGACTTCGGCCGAACTCGGCGATGAGGTCAATATCGACACCTGGCGCCAGTGGAAGACGGGATTCAGCGACGTTGATGCAGGATTGCACACCGTCACGGTCCGTGCGATCGACCAGGACGGAAACGTCCAGACTCCGGAGCGCAGGAAGTCCATCCCCAATTCCGCGACCGGTCACCACCACATCCAGTTCAGTGTTGAGTAG